GCCGCCGTCGGTGACGATGCAGTACGTGACGCGGGTGCCGCGTTCGATCCACTGCATGACGGTGCCGCTGACGCAGAACTCGATGTCGTCCGGGTGCGCGGCCACCACCAGCAGTGATTCCGGCGCGCTGCGGAAGGTCGGGGGGTCGGTCGCGAAGTCCTCCATGGTTCCAGCCTGTTGGGGGCGGAGGGACGTCGCAAGGCCAACCCGTGGCGTGAACAGGACATGGCACTTACGCGCCATTCAAAAAATTGGTAGATTCAAATCAATGAGCTCCCGACGACACGGAGGCGACCGGCATGTGCAGGATTCTCGGCTCCTTCGCCGCCGGGGCGGACCGCCCCGACCCGGCGGCGCTCGCATCGGCCTCCGCGCGCCAGCGCCACGGCGGCCCCGACGAACACCGTGTGCTCAGCGGCCCCGGCTGGTCCCTCGGCTGCGACCGGCTCGCCGTCACCGACCCGCGCGGCGGACAGCAGCCCTACCGGCTCCCCCACCTCCCCGGCATCCTCGCCGTCCTCAACGGCGAGATCTACAACCACGCCGAGCTCCGCCGCACCCTCGCCGCCCGCGGCCACCGCTTCCCCGACCGCTGCGACGGCACCGTCCTGCCCGCCCTCTACGCCGAGTACGGGCCCGCCTTCGCCGAGCACCTCGACGGCATGTTCGCCGTCGCCGTCCTCGACCTGCGCCCCGGCCGCGCCCAACTCGTCCTCGCCGTCGACGACATGGGGATGAAGCCGCTCCACCTCCACCACGACCCCGAGGACGGCTCCACCCGCTTCGCCTCCGAGATCCCCGCGCTCCTCGCCTTCGACGGCGTACGGTTCGCCCCGCGCGAGGACTCCCTCGACACCGTCCTCGCCACCCGTACGTCCTTCGCCACCACCACCGTCCTCGACGGGGTCAGCGTCCTTCCGCCCGGCGCCACCGCGCTCGTCCGGCCCGGCGCCGCCCCCGTCGTCCGCCGCCGCGGCCCCCACCGGGCCACGCCCGTCGGCGACACCCAGGACGTGCTGCGCCGCGAGGTCCGCCGGCTCGCCGACGCCGACGTCCCCGTCTGCGCCGTCACCAGCGGCGGACTCGACTCCGGGCTCGTCACCGCGCTCGCCGCCGAGCACGCCCGCGAGACCGACGCGCCCCCGCTGCACACCTTCCACCTCACCTACCGCGGCAACTGGCCCGGCTCCGAGGCCGCCCACGCCCGCTCCGTCGCCCGCCGGGCCCGCACCGTCCACCACGAGATCGCCCTCGACCCCGACGAGCTCCCCTCCCTCCTCACCCGCACCGTCCGCCACCTCGGCCAGCCCAACGCCGACCCCATCACCCTCTCCACCTACGCCCTCTTCCGCGCCGTCCGCCAGAACGGCTTCACCGTCGCGCTCACCGGCGACGGCGCGGACGAACTCTTCGGCGGCTACGACCGGATGGCGGCGGCCCTCGCCGCCCCGCCGGGGGCCGACTGGGCGGCGGCCTACACCGACGCGCTCGCCGCCGCGCCGCGGCTCCTGCGCGAGCACCTGTACACGGCCGACTACCGCGCCCACATCGCCGACACGGGGTCCGCCGCCGACCGCATCGAGCAGGAGCTGCGCTCGGCGGAGGCGGTCGGGGCGGACCGGGTCACCGCGACCACCGCCCTGGAGACGCGGTG
The Streptomyces roseofulvus genome window above contains:
- the asnB gene encoding asparagine synthase (glutamine-hydrolyzing): MCRILGSFAAGADRPDPAALASASARQRHGGPDEHRVLSGPGWSLGCDRLAVTDPRGGQQPYRLPHLPGILAVLNGEIYNHAELRRTLAARGHRFPDRCDGTVLPALYAEYGPAFAEHLDGMFAVAVLDLRPGRAQLVLAVDDMGMKPLHLHHDPEDGSTRFASEIPALLAFDGVRFAPREDSLDTVLATRTSFATTTVLDGVSVLPPGATALVRPGAAPVVRRRGPHRATPVGDTQDVLRREVRRLADADVPVCAVTSGGLDSGLVTALAAEHARETDAPPLHTFHLTYRGNWPGSEAAHARSVARRARTVHHEIALDPDELPSLLTRTVRHLGQPNADPITLSTYALFRAVRQNGFTVALTGDGADELFGGYDRMAAALAAPPGADWAAAYTDALAAAPRLLREHLYTADYRAHIADTGSAADRIEQELRSAEAVGADRVTATTALETRWRLPAYHLRRVDHLAMAWAVETRLPFCQPSVVTHARSLPAAARTGKRALYEAGAELLPAAVLRRPKQPFTLPVEAMIAPGGPLLDTVRELLSPARLVLGGKVRADRVARLLARQLERPNRADAQALWALAVHELWTDVVRTMQIPTDCAAA